The Chloroflexota bacterium genome window below encodes:
- a CDS encoding pyruvate oxidoreductase subunit gamma: MITKLYEIRWHGRGGQGAVTAAKIVAQAAHFKGYQGVTAAPSFGAERRGVPVSALTRIAPEPVMVVSQVEKPKAVVVLDQSLLKYQEVISGLGKGGWLVVNSWLHPKELNIKGDFNIATADATKVCREMGLMVGGLPMVNTAMLGALACASQIVDMPSIEKVIRERFTNNAVGINLAAIEKTYEITKLERIG; the protein is encoded by the coding sequence GTGATTACAAAGCTGTATGAGATTAGATGGCATGGACGGGGCGGACAGGGAGCAGTAACAGCCGCCAAGATAGTAGCTCAGGCAGCCCACTTTAAAGGATATCAAGGTGTAACGGCGGCACCATCATTTGGCGCTGAGAGAAGGGGTGTTCCAGTAAGTGCCTTAACCAGGATTGCCCCAGAACCAGTAATGGTTGTATCTCAGGTGGAAAAACCGAAAGCTGTTGTGGTTCTGGACCAGTCGCTGCTTAAATACCAGGAGGTAATCAGCGGCTTAGGCAAGGGGGGATGGCTGGTAGTTAACTCATGGCTGCACCCTAAAGAACTTAACATCAAAGGCGATTTTAACATCGCCACCGCCGATGCTACTAAAGTCTGTCGAGAGATGGGGCTGATGGTCGGCGGACTCCCAATGGTGAACACTGCTATGCTAGGTGCCCTTGCTTGCGCTAGTCAAATAGTGGATATGCCCAGCATTGAAAAGGTAATAAGGGAAAGATTTACCAATAACGCTGTTGGCATTAACCTCGCCGCTATTGAGAAGACCTACGAGATTACCAAACTGGAGAGAATAGGATAA
- a CDS encoding pyruvate ferredoxin oxidoreductase, translating to MCDESSPAIGEAGKTGEWRSLMPVIHNNKCIPAKQKKPSCFLCWLYCPDAVIKKTIPIQINLEYCKGCGICMQICPAKAITMV from the coding sequence ATCTGCGATGAGTCATCGCCAGCTATCGGTGAAGCTGGCAAGACAGGTGAGTGGCGCAGCCTGATGCCGGTGATACACAATAACAAGTGTATCCCGGCTAAACAAAAGAAGCCCTCATGTTTTCTCTGCTGGCTGTATTGTCCAGATGCTGTCATAAAGAAAACCATACCCATCCAAATAAATCTGGAATACTGCAAAGGGTGCGGAATATGCATGCAGATATGCCCGGCCAAGGCTATAACCATGGTGTAA
- a CDS encoding pyruvate ferredoxin oxidoreductase, which yields MPGQGYNHGVTKKTALSGTRKLSSSLAKKDNKANIRLLDGNQAAAEGAKLSRVQVIAAYPITPQTPLTEALSEFVERGDLKAEYVAVESEHSAMTVCTSASLVGARTFTATSAHGLAYMHEMLHWAAGARLPVVLACVNRAIGAPWNILNDQQDSISQRDTGWIQIYARNNQEILDSIIQAYKIAETVYVPVMVCFDGYVLSHTEMPVDVPSQEEVDKFLPRYKPHTILDPANPKNYNLVTLADPRVNAEGVLCHGYMELRYLLQEALQDSTETIMKVGQEFGELFDRNYANMFWEDDMNDADIVIVAMGSLAMEAKVAVDMLREEGHKVGILGLRVFRPFPKAALVKALEKAQLIAVFDKNISYGSEGATCSEIKAALYGSQVKAAIRNFIVGLGGRDVKARELADAVREAITSLKTGALNIEHPEWICYI from the coding sequence ATGCCCGGCCAAGGCTATAACCATGGTGTAACGAAAAAAACAGCTCTGTCTGGAACAAGAAAATTGAGCAGCTCTTTGGCAAAGAAAGATAATAAAGCCAATATTCGATTGCTGGACGGCAATCAAGCTGCCGCCGAGGGGGCTAAACTCAGCCGTGTCCAGGTCATTGCCGCCTACCCCATCACGCCACAAACACCACTTACCGAAGCACTTTCTGAATTCGTGGAGAGAGGCGACCTAAAAGCTGAATACGTCGCCGTCGAAAGTGAACATAGCGCCATGACCGTATGCACTTCAGCCTCTCTAGTAGGAGCCAGAACCTTCACCGCCACAAGCGCCCATGGTTTAGCCTACATGCATGAAATGCTGCATTGGGCGGCTGGGGCACGCCTACCAGTGGTGCTCGCCTGCGTTAACCGCGCCATCGGAGCACCCTGGAATATACTCAACGACCAGCAGGACTCTATATCCCAGCGTGATACCGGCTGGATACAGATATATGCCCGAAACAACCAGGAAATTCTGGATTCTATCATCCAGGCGTACAAGATTGCGGAAACTGTATACGTGCCCGTCATGGTCTGCTTCGATGGCTACGTCCTATCCCATACCGAAATGCCGGTGGACGTACCGTCACAAGAAGAGGTGGATAAATTCCTACCCCGGTATAAACCGCACACCATACTGGACCCAGCCAACCCCAAAAACTACAACCTGGTAACGCTCGCCGACCCCAGAGTCAACGCCGAGGGTGTCCTCTGTCACGGATACATGGAGCTGAGATATCTCCTCCAGGAAGCTTTGCAAGACTCCACAGAAACGATAATGAAGGTAGGACAGGAATTCGGCGAACTATTCGACAGGAACTACGCCAACATGTTCTGGGAAGATGACATGAACGATGCCGATATAGTTATTGTTGCCATGGGCAGCCTGGCAATGGAAGCAAAGGTGGCTGTTGACATGCTTCGAGAGGAGGGCCATAAGGTCGGTATTTTAGGTCTGAGAGTGTTCAGGCCATTTCCTAAAGCCGCTTTGGTAAAGGCATTAGAGAAGGCCCAACTGATTGCGGTTTTCGATAAGAATATCAGCTATGGCTCCGAGGGGGCTACCTGCTCAGAAATCAAGGCAGCTCTTTACGGTAGTCAGGTAAAAGCGGCCATAAGAAACTTCATCGTCGGACTTGGTGGGCGAGATGTAAAAGCCAGAGAGCTGGCAGATGCAGTGAGAGAAGCTATAACCTCGTTGAAAACAGGCGCTTTGAATATCGAACATCCTGAATGGATATGCTACATCTAA
- a CDS encoding pyruvate synthase subunit beta has product MKVNAVNLTETEYALPGNRTCPGCALALAYRHILKALDGQVIVTVPASCLTVLHGMYPITSVNVPCVNTPFASTGASATGLVAGLRATGKKGITILAMAGDGGTHDIGIQSLSGAAERQEDFIYICYDNEGYMNTGNQRSGSTPLGAITGTTPVLGKRQNPKDMAAIMEAHCLPYIATANASYPLDLYEKVRKTKGIKGTRFIHVFTPCAPGWQFPYSDTIKIGQLAVETGLVVLYEVEDDVFRLTSASESLAQKGKLKPVREYLTEQGRFKNVTEEQIAQLQDWVNARWQCYLARAASLQPATDITESAP; this is encoded by the coding sequence TTGAAAGTTAACGCAGTCAACCTAACTGAAACAGAATATGCACTGCCCGGCAACAGGACATGCCCGGGATGTGCCTTAGCTCTTGCCTATCGCCACATTCTAAAGGCATTAGATGGGCAGGTCATTGTCACCGTGCCAGCAAGTTGTCTCACCGTACTGCACGGCATGTACCCAATAACATCGGTTAATGTCCCTTGCGTGAATACGCCGTTTGCCTCCACCGGGGCATCAGCAACAGGATTAGTTGCCGGACTCCGGGCTACGGGCAAGAAGGGAATTACAATACTGGCAATGGCTGGCGATGGTGGCACCCATGACATAGGAATCCAGTCGTTGAGTGGAGCCGCAGAAAGGCAGGAGGATTTCATCTACATCTGCTACGACAACGAAGGCTATATGAACACCGGTAATCAACGCTCAGGCTCAACGCCCCTGGGTGCTATCACAGGCACCACACCTGTACTGGGCAAGCGACAGAACCCCAAAGACATGGCTGCCATAATGGAAGCCCATTGCCTGCCGTATATCGCCACTGCCAATGCCTCTTACCCACTGGACCTGTACGAAAAGGTCAGAAAAACAAAAGGGATAAAGGGCACCAGGTTCATTCATGTTTTTACCCCCTGCGCTCCCGGCTGGCAATTCCCATACAGTGACACCATCAAAATCGGCCAGTTGGCAGTAGAAACCGGACTGGTTGTGCTCTATGAAGTAGAGGATGACGTTTTTCGTCTCACCTCTGCAAGCGAGTCCCTCGCCCAAAAGGGTAAGCTGAAGCCGGTGAGAGAATACCTAACTGAACAGGGAAGGTTTAAAAACGTTACCGAAGAGCAAATCGCTCAATTACAGGACTGGGTAAATGCCCGATGGCAATGCTATCTCGCCCGGGCAGCCAGTTTACAGCCTGCGACTGATATCACAGAATCAGCACCCTGA